One genomic region from Terriglobales bacterium encodes:
- a CDS encoding thiol-disulfide isomerase, whose protein sequence is MSLMTYADAHKYAAELKKMTSARKMPPWFADPKIGKWANDPSLTDAQIATIAAWADAGAPAGNPQDAPAPRQWTQGWNIPHPDLVLQMTKPVSIPAKGDVPYTYEIVPTGFTEDKWVQASEVRPTSRDHVHHAVVYIRPPNSKWLRNAPIGRPFSAADMTSEEDVRQALFTDSDMLLVYAPGSSPDQWPDGMAKFVPAGSDLVFQMHYTTNGHSSTDQTSIGIIFAKQPPKQRVLTLQLVNHSFVIPPETDNFRVEVFGTLPNDATLLSFFPHMHLRGKRFEYDIVHPDGSVEPLLRVNYHFHWQMSYRLAEPRFLKAGTKLQAIAWFDNSRNNPHNPDPTQTVRWGGQTSEEMMVGFFDLAVPASIDKWQYFVRKTPAQ, encoded by the coding sequence ATGTCTCTCATGACTTATGCTGACGCGCACAAATATGCCGCAGAGTTGAAGAAAATGACGAGCGCACGCAAGATGCCGCCGTGGTTTGCTGATCCCAAGATTGGCAAGTGGGCGAACGATCCTTCGTTGACGGACGCGCAGATCGCAACTATTGCAGCATGGGCCGACGCTGGAGCTCCGGCGGGCAATCCGCAAGACGCTCCTGCACCACGGCAGTGGACTCAAGGTTGGAACATTCCTCATCCCGATTTGGTACTGCAGATGACGAAGCCAGTCTCGATTCCGGCTAAGGGCGACGTGCCGTACACCTACGAGATCGTGCCGACTGGATTCACCGAAGATAAATGGGTACAAGCATCCGAGGTTCGGCCGACGAGCCGCGATCATGTGCACCATGCCGTTGTGTACATCCGGCCGCCGAATTCGAAATGGCTGCGCAACGCGCCAATCGGGCGGCCATTTTCTGCAGCCGACATGACGTCGGAAGAGGATGTTCGCCAGGCGCTGTTCACCGACAGTGACATGCTGCTCGTCTATGCGCCGGGCAGCTCGCCCGATCAGTGGCCGGACGGAATGGCGAAATTCGTTCCTGCGGGATCCGATCTCGTCTTCCAGATGCACTACACCACGAACGGCCATTCCAGCACCGATCAGACAAGCATCGGAATCATCTTCGCGAAACAGCCGCCGAAGCAGCGCGTGCTTACCTTGCAGCTTGTGAATCACAGCTTCGTGATTCCACCGGAGACGGACAATTTTCGCGTGGAGGTCTTCGGTACCCTGCCGAATGACGCTACACTGCTGAGCTTTTTCCCGCACATGCACCTGCGGGGCAAGCGCTTCGAATATGACATCGTTCATCCGGACGGAAGCGTCGAGCCACTGCTGCGCGTGAACTATCACTTCCATTGGCAGATGAGTTACCGGCTGGCTGAGCCTCGGTTTCTGAAGGCTGGGACGAAGCTGCAGGCGATCGCGTGGTTCGATAATTCGCGCAACAATCCCCACAATCCGGATCCGACGCAGACGGTTCGGTGGGGCGGGCAAACCTCAGAAGAAATGATGGTGGGATTTTTCGACCTGGCGGTTCCGGCGAGCATCGATAAGTGGCAGTACTTCGTTCGAAAAACGCCAGCGCAGTAA
- a CDS encoding RidA family protein yields MSPKTQRQYFNLPGKRPGLPYSDAVLSGNTLYVAGRIGFKPGTREVPSDPQEEARLMLDQVRSVLAQAGMEMNDLVYVQIFCSDVSLFDKFNEVYRQYFSGDLPARAFIGSGPLLFGARFEIIGMAVKDR; encoded by the coding sequence GTGAGTCCCAAAACGCAGCGGCAGTATTTCAACCTTCCTGGAAAACGCCCCGGGCTGCCCTACAGCGACGCCGTTCTAAGCGGCAATACTCTCTACGTCGCCGGACGCATCGGTTTCAAACCGGGAACGCGCGAGGTGCCTTCCGATCCGCAAGAGGAAGCCCGCCTTATGCTCGACCAGGTTCGCTCGGTGCTCGCGCAGGCCGGCATGGAAATGAACGATCTCGTCTACGTGCAGATTTTCTGCTCCGATGTGTCGCTGTTCGACAAATTCAACGAAGTTTACCGGCAGTACTTCTCAGGCGATCTGCCGGCGCGGGCGTTCATTGGATCGGGGCCGCTGCTGTTCGGCGCGCGGTTCGAGATCATTGGCATGGCCGTGAAGGATCGGTGA
- a CDS encoding DUF72 domain-containing protein has product MVPTQASLPLGDRVLSLAMANIRIGTSGWHYKHWVGKFYAEKFPASKMLAYYYEKFDTVEINNSFYMLPKIETLSGWREATPRNFEFAIKASRFLTHNKKLKEPENALNNFLPRAEALGKKLGPILFQLPPKWGINLERLSEFLEALPKYHRYTFEFRELSWLTDSVYELLRQHNVAFCIYELAGFHSPIEITADWAYVRLHGPGGKYQGSYSDKVLQQWAERIADWSTKLRSVYVYFDNDQAGYAALNALTLKKMVAQRLSAEAA; this is encoded by the coding sequence ATGGTACCCACGCAGGCATCGTTGCCGCTTGGTGATCGCGTCCTATCACTCGCAATGGCGAACATCCGCATTGGAACATCAGGCTGGCATTACAAGCACTGGGTCGGCAAATTCTATGCAGAGAAATTTCCCGCTTCGAAGATGCTCGCCTATTACTACGAGAAATTCGACACGGTCGAGATCAACAACAGCTTTTACATGTTGCCGAAGATTGAAACGCTCTCGGGATGGCGGGAGGCGACCCCGCGGAACTTCGAATTTGCCATCAAAGCCAGCCGGTTTCTTACGCACAACAAGAAACTCAAAGAGCCGGAGAATGCGCTCAATAACTTCCTGCCACGAGCGGAAGCCTTGGGCAAGAAGCTCGGTCCGATTCTCTTTCAGCTTCCTCCCAAATGGGGAATCAACCTCGAGCGTCTCTCAGAATTTCTCGAGGCGCTGCCCAAATACCACCGCTATACATTTGAATTCCGCGAGCTGAGTTGGTTGACTGACTCGGTATACGAGCTTCTTCGCCAGCACAATGTGGCATTTTGCATTTACGAACTCGCCGGCTTTCACTCACCGATCGAGATCACCGCGGATTGGGCGTACGTCCGTCTGCATGGGCCTGGTGGGAAATATCAGGGTAGCTACAGCGACAAGGTCCTGCAGCAATGGGCGGAACGCATTGCGGACTGGAGCACGAAGTTGCGAAGCGTCTATGTTTACTTTGACAATGACCAGGCGGGATATGCCGCATTGAATGCGCTCACCTTGAAGAAAATGGTCGCGCAGAGGCTATCAGCCGAGGCGGCTTAG
- a CDS encoding prephenate dehydrogenase/arogenate dehydrogenase family protein, producing the protein MIKQVTVVGTGLIGGSLALALRHRGIRVVGSDKKRVLTKAQEIGAIDAGVENPARACVGSDVVILAANVGGIIDSIENLGPMLPRNVLLTDVGSTKIEILKRARSVFGSSAASRFLGGHPMSGKEHSGVENADSSLFSGGAWIFTPEGDQISDLAHEYIELIASLGTRIIHLSAEQHDRLVAWTSHLPQMLSTAFAAVLQDEAELEKKAHVTRAQMQEVGGRSLNEMTRIAASPYSMWRDIALTNAANIEDAILKLEQRLTHIRENLRTPELRAEFERAAKFKKTD; encoded by the coding sequence ATGATCAAGCAAGTCACAGTTGTTGGCACTGGCCTTATTGGCGGTTCGCTGGCGTTGGCGCTGCGTCACCGTGGCATTCGAGTGGTTGGCTCCGATAAGAAGCGTGTCCTGACAAAGGCGCAGGAGATAGGAGCCATCGATGCCGGTGTGGAGAACCCAGCCCGCGCCTGCGTGGGCAGCGATGTCGTGATCCTGGCCGCGAACGTCGGCGGAATCATAGATTCCATTGAGAATCTTGGTCCGATGCTGCCGCGAAATGTACTTCTTACCGACGTCGGGAGTACGAAGATCGAGATCCTCAAGCGGGCTAGATCGGTGTTCGGATCGAGCGCGGCATCGCGTTTTCTGGGCGGCCATCCCATGTCGGGCAAGGAGCATTCGGGAGTTGAGAATGCTGATAGTTCATTGTTTTCGGGCGGCGCATGGATATTTACGCCTGAAGGTGACCAGATCAGCGATCTCGCCCACGAATATATTGAGCTCATCGCATCTTTAGGAACCCGCATCATTCATCTGTCTGCGGAGCAGCACGACCGTCTGGTTGCATGGACGAGTCACCTGCCGCAGATGCTCTCCACCGCATTTGCCGCAGTGCTGCAGGACGAAGCCGAACTGGAGAAGAAGGCGCATGTCACGAGAGCGCAGATGCAGGAAGTCGGCGGACGCTCGCTCAACGAGATGACCCGCATCGCCGCGAGTCCCTATTCAATGTGGCGGGACATCGCTTTGACCAATGCCGCTAACATCGAAGATGCCATTTTGAAACTCGAGCAGCGGCTCACGCATATCCGGGAAAATCTCCGCACCCCGGAGCTGCGCGCAGAATTCGAACGTGCGGCCAAATTTAAGAAAACTGATTAG
- a CDS encoding ABC transporter permease, translating to MELLETMKIALRALARNKLRSALTMLGIIIGVGAVIAMVGIGNGAQKEVQDRIAAMGTNLLYVSAGSVNMGGTHLGAGATQTLVSSDVTAILSEAPAVANAAPVSSASTQLVFGNQNWATTVTGTEPQYFDIRDWAFSQGDTFSQDDVRRAANVAVIGETVRQNLFGNSNPVGQTIRAGNLPFTVVGVLTAKGTSGMGGDQDDGIYVPITTLQKKITGQNWLRNIMVSAKSQGESYAAQDQITAILRDRHRIRAGAPDDFSIRNLADIAELADQSAQVMTMLLASIAGVSLIVGGIGIMNIMLVSVTERTKEIGVRVAIGATEQDVQRQFLLESVVLSLLGGAVGIIVGIGSSILINYVLHWTVSVSMLAVGAAVIFSTAIGVAFGYYPARKAARLDPIEALRFE from the coding sequence ATGGAACTTCTTGAGACGATGAAGATCGCACTACGGGCTCTGGCTCGCAACAAGCTGCGATCCGCGCTGACCATGTTGGGAATCATCATCGGAGTCGGCGCCGTGATCGCCATGGTCGGAATCGGCAATGGCGCGCAGAAGGAGGTGCAGGACCGCATTGCCGCGATGGGCACGAATCTGCTGTATGTCTCAGCCGGTAGCGTGAACATGGGCGGTACGCACCTGGGTGCTGGCGCCACGCAAACACTCGTGTCTTCGGATGTGACGGCGATTCTCAGTGAAGCTCCGGCTGTAGCGAATGCCGCGCCGGTATCGTCTGCAAGCACGCAGCTCGTGTTCGGAAACCAGAACTGGGCCACGACCGTTACGGGGACCGAGCCTCAGTATTTCGATATCCGCGACTGGGCGTTTAGCCAGGGCGACACCTTTAGTCAGGACGATGTGCGCCGCGCAGCCAATGTAGCTGTAATCGGCGAGACGGTTCGGCAGAACCTTTTTGGGAACAGCAATCCGGTGGGCCAGACGATCCGCGCCGGTAACCTGCCGTTCACTGTAGTCGGTGTGCTCACGGCCAAGGGAACTTCGGGCATGGGCGGCGATCAGGATGATGGCATCTACGTCCCCATCACTACGCTGCAAAAGAAGATCACCGGACAGAACTGGCTCCGGAACATCATGGTTTCCGCTAAATCACAGGGGGAAAGCTATGCGGCGCAGGACCAGATCACGGCCATTCTGCGTGATCGTCACCGCATTCGCGCAGGCGCACCTGACGATTTCAGCATCCGCAATCTGGCAGACATAGCTGAACTCGCCGATCAGTCCGCGCAAGTAATGACCATGTTGCTGGCTTCGATTGCAGGCGTCTCGCTGATCGTGGGCGGAATCGGCATCATGAACATCATGCTGGTATCTGTCACCGAGCGAACGAAAGAAATCGGCGTGCGCGTCGCGATCGGTGCGACCGAACAGGACGTACAGCGTCAGTTCTTGCTGGAGTCCGTGGTACTCAGTCTGCTTGGCGGAGCGGTTGGAATTATCGTGGGAATCGGCAGTTCCATTTTGATCAACTACGTTCTGCACTGGACGGTGTCAGTTTCAATGCTGGCGGTAGGAGCCGCAGTGATCTTCTCGACGGCAATCGGCGTCGCATTCGGCTACTATCCAGCACGTAAAGCTGCGCGTCTTGATCCAATTGAGGCATTGCGATTCGAGTAA
- a CDS encoding ABC transporter ATP-binding protein translates to MATILAELEQRTTANEKQDAVISIQDVHRIYQLGENRVHALRGINLDIGHGEFVAIMGSSGSGKSTLMNILGCLDRPTSGNYVLDGVNVAQLPKKELAAIRNRRLGFVFQGFNLLSRTTALENVELPTLYARLDVEERQKRARRALEMVGLGERLDHFPSQLSGGQQQRVAIARALVNQPSILLADEPTGNLDSRTSVEIMSILQKLNDEGLTIVLVTHEPDIAQYAKRVITFRDGRVRRDELVAQRPSAAQVLAEMPTSEED, encoded by the coding sequence ATGGCAACCATACTTGCAGAACTTGAACAACGAACGACGGCAAACGAAAAGCAAGATGCTGTGATCAGCATCCAGGACGTGCACCGGATCTACCAGCTCGGCGAGAACCGCGTGCACGCCCTGCGGGGCATCAACCTGGACATTGGCCACGGAGAGTTCGTGGCCATCATGGGTTCGAGCGGCAGCGGGAAATCGACACTGATGAACATCCTCGGCTGCCTCGATCGACCAACCTCGGGAAATTATGTTCTCGACGGAGTGAATGTCGCACAGCTTCCCAAAAAGGAACTGGCGGCAATTCGAAACCGGCGACTCGGGTTTGTCTTCCAGGGATTCAATCTCCTGTCCCGTACGACCGCGTTGGAGAACGTGGAATTGCCAACGCTTTATGCCCGACTCGATGTTGAAGAACGGCAGAAGCGCGCGCGACGAGCGTTGGAGATGGTCGGACTCGGCGAGCGTCTCGACCACTTTCCTTCGCAGTTGTCCGGAGGACAGCAGCAGCGCGTCGCCATTGCTCGCGCTCTGGTGAATCAGCCATCGATTCTGCTGGCTGACGAACCCACGGGCAATCTCGACAGCCGCACGTCGGTCGAGATCATGAGCATCCTGCAGAAGCTCAACGATGAAGGACTGACGATCGTGCTGGTAACACACGAGCCCGACATCGCGCAGTATGCGAAGCGAGTAATTACCTTCCGCGACGGCCGAGTCCGCCGCGATGAACTGGTTGCGCAGCGTCCAAGCGCAGCCCAGGTGTTGGCAGAAATGCCCACAAGCGAAGAGGACTGA
- a CDS encoding efflux RND transporter periplasmic adaptor subunit, with protein sequence MKHIQRKWIGIFALMIAVAVMAAFTLRGGDKPMYTTQAVQQGDIRQLVQATGTIDAVTTVQVGSQVSGTVSKLNADFNTRVKKGQVIAEIDPALFQGALLQAQADLQNAQATAAASKAELLKAQATATQAQKAFDRSNALAKDGVIAAQQLDIDKATSESDQASVSSAAAAVKQANAQVAQKLAAVKVAQTNLDHTIIRSPIDGTVTARSIDVGQTVAASLQAPTLFTIAQDLTKMRVYAKTDESDVGQIHAGQPATFTVDAFPNQVFRGTVEQVRMNPTTVQNVVTYDTVIAFDNPDQKLFPGMTAYVTIPVAQAENTLEVPNAALRFKPDLSADKLQQLLAANGIQSSGKGRQSQQAVVWKLEGGKNLVPVQIAGGLTDHVNTAVTKVIAGALNTGDQLVTGKADAGKSSASAARPSSSPATPRVGGGRMGR encoded by the coding sequence ATGAAACACATTCAGCGGAAGTGGATTGGGATTTTCGCACTAATGATAGCGGTCGCCGTGATGGCGGCGTTTACGCTACGCGGCGGCGATAAGCCGATGTACACAACGCAGGCGGTACAGCAGGGCGACATCCGTCAGCTTGTGCAGGCGACCGGCACCATCGACGCCGTCACCACGGTTCAAGTTGGTTCGCAAGTCTCCGGCACCGTTTCGAAACTCAACGCCGACTTCAACACGCGCGTGAAGAAAGGACAGGTGATCGCCGAGATCGATCCTGCCCTCTTCCAGGGAGCGCTGCTGCAGGCGCAAGCCGACTTACAGAACGCGCAAGCAACTGCGGCTGCCTCGAAGGCCGAATTGCTGAAGGCACAAGCCACGGCGACGCAGGCTCAGAAAGCATTCGACCGTAGCAACGCTCTCGCTAAAGACGGCGTAATCGCGGCGCAGCAGCTCGACATCGACAAAGCGACTTCTGAGTCCGATCAGGCGAGTGTGTCTTCAGCGGCAGCAGCGGTGAAGCAGGCCAATGCGCAAGTGGCGCAGAAGCTTGCTGCGGTGAAGGTCGCGCAGACGAATCTTGATCACACCATCATCCGCTCACCCATCGATGGCACGGTGACGGCGCGCAGCATCGACGTGGGCCAGACCGTGGCCGCATCCTTGCAGGCCCCGACGCTGTTCACCATCGCGCAGGATCTGACGAAGATGCGCGTCTATGCCAAGACCGACGAGTCCGATGTGGGACAGATCCACGCCGGACAGCCCGCAACCTTCACCGTGGACGCATTTCCCAATCAGGTATTCCGCGGAACGGTGGAGCAGGTGCGCATGAATCCGACGACGGTGCAGAACGTGGTGACCTATGACACCGTGATCGCCTTCGACAATCCAGACCAGAAGCTTTTCCCCGGGATGACTGCCTACGTGACCATTCCCGTTGCACAGGCGGAGAACACGTTGGAGGTCCCGAATGCTGCGCTGCGCTTCAAGCCCGACCTGAGCGCCGACAAGCTGCAACAACTTCTTGCAGCCAACGGCATACAGTCCTCCGGTAAGGGGCGCCAGTCGCAGCAGGCGGTGGTGTGGAAGCTCGAAGGTGGAAAGAATCTGGTTCCGGTCCAGATCGCCGGCGGCCTGACCGATCACGTGAATACTGCGGTGACGAAGGTGATCGCGGGCGCGCTGAACACCGGCGATCAACTTGTGACCGGGAAGGCGGACGCCGGCAAGAGTTCGGCGTCTGCAGCACGCCCCAGCAGTTCGCCGGCAACGCCTCGCGTAGGCGGCGGCAGGATGGGACGGTAG
- a CDS encoding response regulator transcription factor — MERILIVDDDVDLFQLVKQFLEPEGFQIEGAHDGPKGLERALSGDYSLVVLDVMLPDMGGLDVLRNLRQKSSVPVLILTARGEDVDRIIGLEIGADDYLPKPFNPRELLARVRAILRRSRDTAQRDANQKVEIGDVELDPGTRRVQSAGKRVELTAVEFNLLEQLLRSAGRVVEREELAQEVLGRKLSALDRSLDVHVSNLRKKLGPRSDGEDRIKTIRGVGYIYPLEGNQS, encoded by the coding sequence ATGGAACGCATCCTCATCGTTGATGACGACGTAGATCTGTTTCAGCTCGTAAAGCAATTTCTGGAACCCGAGGGATTCCAGATAGAAGGAGCGCATGACGGCCCGAAAGGCCTGGAACGCGCGCTCTCGGGCGATTACAGCCTGGTCGTGCTCGACGTGATGCTTCCCGATATGGGAGGGCTCGATGTCCTCCGGAACCTGCGCCAGAAATCCAGTGTTCCCGTCTTGATCCTTACCGCCCGTGGCGAAGACGTGGACAGAATCATCGGGCTGGAAATCGGGGCGGACGACTACCTCCCGAAGCCATTTAATCCACGCGAGCTGCTGGCTCGAGTTCGCGCCATTTTGCGCAGATCGCGCGACACTGCTCAGCGCGATGCAAACCAAAAAGTGGAAATTGGAGATGTAGAACTGGATCCCGGCACGCGTCGTGTGCAGTCCGCCGGCAAGAGAGTCGAACTCACCGCAGTTGAGTTCAACCTGCTGGAGCAGTTGCTGCGCTCAGCCGGCCGCGTCGTCGAGCGCGAAGAACTCGCCCAGGAGGTGCTTGGCCGCAAACTCTCTGCTCTCGATCGCAGCCTCGACGTGCACGTCAGCAACCTGCGCAAGAAGCTCGGGCCGCGATCTGACGGCGAGGATCGCATTAAGACGATTCGCGGAGTCGGATACATCTACCCGCTCGAAGGGAATCAGAGCTAG
- a CDS encoding ATP-binding protein, with the protein MRSIFLKIFLWFWLTMVLVALGFVFVWSLENDTAPSRQSLTADAVGLYASSAAQAYEAGGRAAADQSLQHLQQSFGIRAALLGERMQMLAGTLDSIDQQLAASANATGQTQIDMRSNFAEVAANVQALSGKKYVLIAELPRRTSGLFRGSASQQLLRWAIAMLISGLVCYTLTLYLIRPVLRIRSAASSIAGGDFSARAAPTLAHRRDELGDLVRDFNRMAERIERLMDTQQQLLRDISHELRSPLARLTVALEIARKWAGKEATDALNRIETESERLNEMIGRLLTLARINSLVDPPQHSAISLRPLLDQIAQDANFEASAKNCHVEVTGAKDCEIQGSHELLHSAIENVVRNAVRHTPPGSTVRADLNCDGKRSRILISDEGPGVPAADLEKIFRPFYRVSDAREHRSGGTGIGLAITQQVARLHGGNVSAHNAAPHGLIVEFNLPCSTTAKQFVISPS; encoded by the coding sequence ATGAGGAGCATCTTTCTCAAAATCTTTCTCTGGTTCTGGCTGACGATGGTGCTGGTCGCGCTGGGGTTCGTATTTGTCTGGAGTCTTGAAAATGATACTGCTCCCTCCCGGCAGTCGCTCACGGCTGATGCGGTTGGGCTCTATGCGTCTTCCGCCGCTCAAGCGTATGAAGCCGGCGGCAGAGCTGCGGCCGACCAGTCGCTCCAGCATCTACAGCAGAGTTTTGGGATTCGCGCCGCACTGCTCGGCGAGAGGATGCAGATGCTTGCGGGTACCCTCGACAGCATTGATCAACAGCTCGCGGCTAGTGCTAACGCGACTGGGCAAACGCAGATCGATATGCGGAGCAATTTCGCTGAAGTTGCCGCTAACGTGCAAGCTCTTTCAGGCAAAAAGTACGTTTTAATCGCAGAGCTTCCGCGGCGAACTTCAGGACTATTTCGCGGAAGCGCCAGCCAGCAGTTGCTGCGCTGGGCGATCGCCATGCTCATCTCTGGCCTCGTCTGCTATACGTTGACTCTCTATCTCATCAGGCCCGTGCTGCGTATACGCTCTGCGGCCAGCAGCATCGCCGGGGGAGACTTCTCCGCACGTGCGGCTCCCACTCTCGCGCACCGACGCGATGAGCTCGGGGATCTGGTTCGCGACTTCAATCGGATGGCGGAACGAATCGAGCGGCTGATGGATACGCAGCAGCAACTACTGCGCGACATTTCGCACGAACTCCGCTCTCCATTGGCGCGGCTGACGGTTGCCCTTGAGATCGCAAGGAAATGGGCAGGCAAAGAGGCGACAGACGCACTCAATCGCATCGAGACGGAATCCGAGCGGCTGAACGAGATGATCGGCAGGCTGCTCACGCTGGCACGTATCAATTCCCTGGTTGATCCACCACAGCACAGTGCGATTTCGCTCCGTCCATTGCTGGATCAGATTGCACAGGACGCCAACTTTGAAGCATCAGCCAAGAATTGCCACGTGGAGGTGACCGGAGCGAAGGACTGTGAGATACAAGGCTCACATGAGCTCTTGCACAGTGCCATTGAGAATGTAGTCCGCAATGCAGTGCGGCACACGCCTCCGGGAAGCACGGTGCGGGCTGATCTGAATTGTGACGGAAAGCGTTCGCGCATCTTGATCTCCGACGAGGGTCCAGGAGTGCCTGCCGCCGATCTGGAAAAAATATTCCGTCCTTTTTATCGGGTTAGCGATGCCCGCGAGCATCGTTCGGGAGGTACGGGGATCGGTCTCGCCATTACACAGCAGGTAGCGCGTCTGCACGGCGGTAACGTCAGTGCGCATAACGCGGCTCCGCATGGCTTGATAGTTGAGTTCAATCTGCCTTGCTCTACAACGGCGAAGCAGTTCGTCATCTCCCCGAGCTAG
- a CDS encoding beta-galactosidase, whose amino-acid sequence MGQGDFFPVAVWYSGGKARAPMLEAITPDSPRLWRADLLKIKNLGFNTVRTWVEWNVGEPREGEYHLENLDLLLRLANEVGLKVIVQVYVDSAPEWVGEKYPDGHYAAQDEQPIPSQAAPGYCFDHVGVRKAVLAFFQEVARHASASPAFYAWDLWSEPAALNWARIGYKAEPMFCYCPSSLARFREWLKTKYGSLDRLNQAWHRTFTDWKQVEPPRFGTILTYSDFMDWRVYYGDKLAEDLKMRNEAVKAIDPQHLTTSHAPNPSPLVRTLADPYDPSDDYLMKNSVDYFGTSFYPKLTSVDRNWTLQRQALAMDLTNSITGGRGFYVGELQSGYGVHGTIIGSPVTSSDFDMWTWGMVARGARAINFYAFYPMNAGYESGGYGLINLDGTLTERGIHAGEIAKRIQENSDLLLRSRLQPAEAAVIFNPLVPLLGGYDEQGSRTAIHQAVAGYHRMFFERNLPLDILSSRELSQTVLQRYKLVIVPYPLMMTKDEANVLLQYVKDGGHMFVEARPGWVDDRGQAEPKIPGFGWDEMLGVREQELVPGKEFTLTWRDQEFKAMTFLERFAVVNHSAKPVAYSTDGTPVAFENSFGKGSTIIIGSFVGQENYREPIDMHPLGEILARWANLNAPALRAPALLELREMQADNGGFVFFFNHAAKPAKVEFTRALPKPASRIRELTSGAVEQATTSTLNLETEVPAESVRIYRIDY is encoded by the coding sequence TTGGGGCAAGGCGATTTCTTTCCGGTTGCAGTCTGGTACAGCGGCGGCAAAGCTCGTGCTCCAATGCTCGAAGCCATTACGCCGGATTCGCCACGATTGTGGAGAGCGGATCTGCTCAAAATCAAGAATCTCGGATTCAACACTGTTCGCACATGGGTGGAGTGGAATGTCGGCGAGCCGCGTGAAGGCGAGTATCACCTGGAGAATCTGGATCTTCTGTTGCGCCTCGCGAATGAAGTGGGACTGAAAGTTATCGTGCAGGTCTATGTGGATTCGGCGCCGGAGTGGGTTGGCGAGAAGTATCCAGACGGTCATTATGCCGCGCAGGATGAGCAACCGATTCCATCGCAAGCCGCGCCTGGATACTGCTTCGATCACGTCGGAGTGCGCAAAGCAGTGCTCGCATTTTTTCAGGAGGTCGCTCGCCATGCTTCAGCGAGTCCGGCGTTTTATGCGTGGGACCTGTGGAGCGAGCCGGCAGCGCTCAACTGGGCTCGCATTGGGTACAAAGCCGAGCCGATGTTCTGTTATTGCCCAAGCAGTCTGGCGCGATTTCGCGAGTGGCTGAAAACGAAATATGGTTCTCTCGATCGCCTCAATCAAGCCTGGCATCGAACCTTCACCGATTGGAAGCAGGTCGAGCCGCCCCGTTTTGGAACGATCCTCACTTATTCCGATTTCATGGATTGGCGCGTCTACTACGGCGACAAGCTGGCAGAAGACTTGAAGATGCGCAACGAGGCAGTGAAGGCAATCGATCCGCAGCATCTGACGACCAGCCACGCGCCCAACCCTTCGCCGCTGGTGCGCACGCTGGCTGACCCTTACGATCCCAGCGACGACTATCTCATGAAAAACTCGGTCGATTACTTCGGCACCAGCTTTTATCCAAAGCTCACGTCAGTCGATCGCAATTGGACGCTACAGCGGCAAGCTCTTGCCATGGACCTGACCAACAGCATCACCGGCGGACGCGGTTTCTACGTCGGCGAGCTGCAGAGCGGATACGGTGTACACGGGACGATCATCGGTTCGCCAGTCACATCGAGTGACTTCGACATGTGGACCTGGGGGATGGTGGCGCGCGGCGCTCGCGCCATTAACTTCTATGCCTTTTACCCGATGAATGCCGGATACGAATCCGGCGGCTATGGCCTGATCAACCTCGACGGAACACTTACGGAACGCGGCATTCATGCCGGCGAGATTGCCAAGCGCATACAAGAAAATTCCGATCTGCTTCTGCGATCGCGTCTGCAGCCGGCAGAAGCGGCCGTCATCTTCAATCCTCTGGTTCCCCTCTTGGGAGGATATGACGAGCAGGGAAGCCGGACTGCAATCCATCAGGCGGTTGCGGGATACCACCGGATGTTCTTCGAACGCAATCTGCCGCTCGACATCCTCAGCTCGCGCGAACTAAGCCAGACCGTGTTGCAGAGATACAAGCTCGTCATCGTGCCGTATCCGCTCATGATGACGAAGGACGAAGCGAACGTTCTGCTGCAGTACGTCAAAGACGGCGGACATATGTTTGTAGAAGCCCGTCCCGGCTGGGTCGATGACCGCGGTCAGGCCGAGCCGAAGATTCCAGGGTTCGGGTGGGACGAGATGCTTGGCGTTCGCGAGCAAGAGCTAGTTCCTGGGAAGGAATTCACCCTCACGTGGAGAGATCAGGAATTTAAGGCGATGACATTTCTTGAACGCTTTGCCGTAGTGAATCACTCAGCAAAGCCGGTCGCATACAGCACAGACGGGACTCCAGTGGCCTTTGAAAACAGTTTCGGAAAGGGAAGCACGATCATCATCGGGAGCTTCGTAGGTCAGGAGAACTATCGCGAACCGATCGATATGCATCCTCTTGGTGAGATTCTCGCCCGCTGGGCAAATTTAAACGCGCCTGCACTTCGCGCACCTGCTCTGCTGGAGTTGCGGGAAATGCAGGCTGATAACGGTGGCTTTGTGTTCTTCTTTAATCACGCGGCAAAGCCTGCGAAAGTCGAGTTCACCCGAGCATTGCCAAAGCCAGCATCGCGCATTCGCGAACTTACCAGCGGCGCTGTGGAGCAAGCGACAACCTCGACGCTGAACCTCGAGACGGAAGTGCCCGCCGAGAGTGTCAGGATTTATCGAATTGATTACTAA